TTTCTCTAAAGGTGAGAAGGCGTCACATACCCTGGCACAGACGGATAAGAACAGAATGGAAAAGTACAGGTCTAAAATAAACACAGTGGGAGCAAAGTATGGAATCGATCCATCTCTCATTGCTGCCATCATCTCCAGAGAGACCAGGGCTGGAAATTGCTTACAAGGAGGCTGGGGAGACGGCGACAATGCCTGGGGACTGATGCAGGttgtaaagtatttttttgttttacatcctcTTAATAGAGCAACAGTGTTAATTATTGACATATCTTTAGGTTGACGTCAATCCAAATGGAGGTGGACACACTAAACGCGGTGACTGGGACAGTGAGGAACATCTCTCCCAAGCCGCAGAGATCTTGGTTCATTTTATCGGACGCATCCGCAACAAATTTCCCAGCTGGAGCGCAGAGCAGCAGCTCaaaggtgtgtttttattgaattaGTAGATTCCGACATGCAGCCGCTCTCGTCACAACTTCTTATTGGCGTTTGTCTCCTCAGGTGGGATAGCTGCCTACAACATGGGAGATGGAAACGTTCATTCCTATGATCAAGTTGATGCCAACACGACAGGAAGAGACTACTCCAATGACGTTGTGGCCAGAGCGCAGTGGTACAAAAACAATGCAGGCTTTTGAAACCTGGAACATTGCTCAACAGAAATATCCCCCAAAAATCAAAATCTACCACATGTTCTGTGTTAAAGCCTGAGAGAAATAAACATAACGCAAAGTAAGCAAACCATCTTGATGTGCTGATGTGATTGTCTTTAGTTTTAATGACctgaaacttttattttcattggcTTTGTTTTATCAAATTGGTGTTGTGGTATTCGTTTGTGCTTTGTGGTGAGTCACACCCTGAGTTGTCATGTCCCACTCACTGTTTAATTATGTAGACAACTGCAGAAAATAATCTCCTCAATTTGTTGGACACTTTTCTTTGTAAAGCATTAAAGACCTGAGAACATTGAGTTGATGGAGGATACCTGTTTACACCTTTTTAATGCACATCACGGATCTACAGAGGCTCCATCTGAATTCTGGGTGTTACTGTTTAATTGTCCTGCAGACGAAGGACTCACCTGGACATGAAAATCAAAGTATTTGGTCTGATGTTATGAAAGTGAACAACACAAGTGATCTGATTAATGTTCATGGTAAAGTTGCCTTGGCAGATTTCATTGCTTAATCTGCTAAATATTAATCTATTAAATTCTAGCAAGGCATACAAATGCAACTGGTGTTGTGTACAACATTGTTTAAGTGAAAGGAGGTTTCCTGCTTCCTGAAAGTTGCTACTTTGCCTGGTTGACAGCATGACACAGTGATCTGCTGActgagcaaaacaaacaagttcCTTGCTGCTCTGCGCTCCACTTATTGCCACTTGTGAACAAGTGAAATAATAATCTgctgttttaataataattgtagtttgggtttatttttatCAAGAAATATATAGGAACTGTTACAGTGTAAAAGTCCTCAACACACACGTTGCTTTACTCTGGCTAATAACTCAATACCGGAACGTCAGGTTTTTATGCTATCACTcctcaaataataataataatgatatgtCTGAGAAATACAGCTAAATAAATCCTTATGATAAAGTTACAGAATAAGATCCACATCTTTTTCCTAACATGTTCCAGCTGGATGAGTCGCTCCAGCATATCTGTGAAAAAGGTTCCCCACCTATAAAGTTTACTAATTAAACTGTCTTGTAAATGTTTTCAACTTTATTGAAGTCTAGTTAAATTATTAGAAAGTcagcaataaatatatattttttctaatgtgaccatttaaaaaataacccAATCCAAAAAGTAGTTGTAGAATGCTTAGAAtattttctgcaaaaaaatTGTCTTGTTGAAAAAAGGCCACTAGATGGCGAAATAAGTGAATAACTGTTGGGGCAAAATTGTCCCAATATGGTCCCGCACTGCTAACGCTTCTGTATTTAGAACAGCTACTCATTGCTGCACTACAATAattcctccctttcttttctttctcaaccACACAAAGGAGAGCTCACCTGTCAACATTAGAATCTCAGGTTCAAGCGCACATCTGGGAACTCGTTAGGGCCTGTGTGGTTTTTCTCTTGTGCTGAAGAAAACTTGATTTTAAACTGTTTGTGGTAAATCAATTCATAATGTGGCCTCCCCTTAgaaagaaacagctggaaacaaggaCATGATTATGTTTATCGCTTTATTAGAACTTCTTGCCATATTTTAAAACTCTGCTCCATCATTCTATTTGTGGAAtagttaaacacaacatttgtGTTCATGCATGGTGCTTTTGTAGTTAGATGAGTTTTGGGGGTTATGACACAAAAGGTTACATGTTCAATATTATGTCATATATGTTGCAGCGCTACGTGTATAATAACTTTCAAATTTATGAAATACAATTCACAAAACGGTTGGTAGAAACGTGGATGCTAACAAGTCTCATAAACCAAACAGATACTTCTCAGGTTATGGCGACATCATAAGGATGGAAACTGTAG
The sequence above is a segment of the Gasterosteus aculeatus chromosome 9, fGasAcu3.hap1.1, whole genome shotgun sequence genome. Coding sequences within it:
- the LOC120824743 gene encoding lysozyme g isoform X1, which translates into the protein MARYGDIMKVPTTGASLQTGKQDKLTYAGEKASHTLAQTDKNRMEKYRSKINTVGAKYGIDPSLIAAIISRETRAGNCLQGGWGDGDNAWGLMQVDVNPNGGGHTKRGDWDSEEHLSQAAEILVHFIGRIRNKFPSWSAEQQLKGGIAAYNMGDGNVHSYDQVDANTTGRDYSNDVVARAQWYKNNAGF
- the LOC120824743 gene encoding lysozyme g isoform X2; translated protein: MARYGDIMKVPTTGASLQTGEKASHTLAQTDKNRMEKYRSKINTVGAKYGIDPSLIAAIISRETRAGNCLQGGWGDGDNAWGLMQVDVNPNGGGHTKRGDWDSEEHLSQAAEILVHFIGRIRNKFPSWSAEQQLKGGIAAYNMGDGNVHSYDQVDANTTGRDYSNDVVARAQWYKNNAGF
- the LOC120824743 gene encoding lysozyme g isoform X3, giving the protein MGEKASHTLAQTDKNRMEKYRSKINTVGAKYGIDPSLIAAIISRETRAGNCLQGGWGDGDNAWGLMQVDVNPNGGGHTKRGDWDSEEHLSQAAEILVHFIGRIRNKFPSWSAEQQLKGGIAAYNMGDGNVHSYDQVDANTTGRDYSNDVVARAQWYKNNAGF